A single window of Zootoca vivipara chromosome 17, rZooViv1.1, whole genome shotgun sequence DNA harbors:
- the RHOF gene encoding rho-related GTP-binding protein RhoF — translation MAEGNGSVPGRDSEEGERPPAKGGRKKKKKEVKVVVVGDGGCGKTSLLLVFAEGAFPEQYTPSVFEKYTTSITLGKKEVVLHLYDTAGQEDYDRLRPLSYQSTNVVLICYDVMNPTSFDNVLIKWSHEVNHFCRGIPIVLVGCKTDLRKDKEQLRKLRSVQQEPITYIQGEEACRRINADIYLECSAKFRENVEDVFRETANIALNAIKKAKRQTKSRPCAIL, via the exons ATGGCCGAAGGTAACGGCTCCGTGCCAGGCAGGGACTCTGAGGAAGGCGAGCGCCCGCCTGCgaagggtgggaggaagaagaagaagaaagaggtgaaggtggtggtggtgggcgaCGGGGGCTGCGGGAAAACATCCCTGCTCCTGGTCTTCGCTGAAGGCGCTTTCCCTGAG CAATACACTCCTTCAGTATTTGAGAAATACACCACCAGCATCACTCTGGGCAAAAAAGAAGTGGTCCTACACTTGTACGACACTGCAG GGCAGGAGGATTATGATCGCCTACGGCCACTTTCATACCAGAGTACCAATGTGGTCTTAATATGCTATGATGTCATGAACCCTACTAGCTTTGATAATGTATTAATTAAG TGGTCCCATGAGGTGAACCATTTCTGCCGTGGAATCCCCATAGTACTTGTGGGCTGCAAAACAGACCTTCGGAAGGACAAAGAACAGCTACGGAAACTCCGCTCAGTTCAGCAGGAGCCAATCACTTATATTCAG GGTGAAGAAGCTTGTCGCCGGATAAACGCAGACATTTACCTCGAGTGCTCTGCCAAGTTTCGTGAAAATGTTGAGGATGTTTTTAGAGAAACAGCTAACATTGCACTGAATGCTATCAAAAAGGCAAAGCGTCAGACAAAATCGAGGCCATGTGCCATATTATGA